The genomic window TTTAATGTATCTTTGACATTGGTAAATGGGCATCAGGTGCGAATCACTCCACGGCAAAATCTTTAAGAAGtcattattcatatattttgttttattgtaattttagaaagttccgaattaaaattcaaaaaaacaaacattcaaaCGTGATTTCTATTGCATCATTTTACtgatatttgcaaaaataattagGTCCCCAACATAAAACCGCAAACCTGTTTAGCccaattttatcattattttaaaacaacgtAAAAATGCTCGGAAGTTATTAACAGATAATATATCGATAGTCTctgttattaatttcaaaattagcaTTAttagagagcgccaaaaaactgcgtttaaatatctcaaaattataatgtattttaaatatttttttacacttaaatacggtatgaattgaattgaaaatataaaaaaatacatgaatattccctattactttattttaattttattttctttccgCTTTCACGCCAAAACCGCTAATTCTACAGAACAAATTACTCTCAAGTAAGAGCACTGAACAGTGCTCGCACTCTCGTAGTGTATATCTGAACGCACCCGTAATCAAGTATACCTAACCTGTGCTGTCAATACAGAAACAtaagtaaaatacaaatttgctGATATGGATTACATAGATTTTACAATACATTGTCGAATTTGTTTggtaaaaaaagaacaaatgatttcaatttataataaatctgaaCAAAAAATATCAGATAATcagcaaataattaaaatatcatataaagaTATGCTTGAGGAGTGTGCTTCAATACATGTAAGttatagaaaaatgaaaaaaatgtttacacgatttataagatttattttatttagttttattgtaCCTAAttcgtttatataaaatttatccagATATCAACCGAAAACGGTCTTCCaaaacatatttgtttttattgttcgAAATTGTTACAACAACTTTATAAATTACGAATTCAGTGTGTTATCTCAgatcgaatattaaaaaaatgtttattaaaatcaaatgatAATTCATCAATTATGGTTGAAAATGATTCAACCGATGGTTTTGATTATCAACTTGCGGATATTAAATCAGTTTCTTCAAATAGTGATATTGAAGAAATTATGATTGAAGAACATTTAGATAATATGTCTGGTGAACAAATTATTACTAAAACTAAAATGTCTTCCGATATAGATCAAActgaattaaatcaaattaaaatgtcTTCTAATATAGATCAAACTAGAATGTCTACTGACTCAAATCAGAATGACGTACATCAAACTAAAATGTCTTCCGACGTAAATAGAACTAAAATGTCTTCTGACGTAAATAGAACTAAAATGGCGTCTAACTTAAATGAAACTAAAATGTCCTCCGACGTAAATGGAACTAAAATGGCGTCTAACttaaatgaaactaaaatattaaataaagaactaAAATGTAGTTTAtgtgaaataataattgataaagaagaagaatttattaaacatacaaatgaaattcatttaaaagaattacataaatgtaatttatgtaataaatattatataaatttaagtgcattacaattacatttatataatcATGAGAATCgttgtaaatattgtatgaaaacatttgaaaatattacacGATTAAATGATCATATACAAATGGATCATGAACAGAAATCTGAATATCCATGTTCAATTTGTggaattttatgtaaaacaaaaactatactTAAAAGTCATAAACGAGTAAGTGCAAACAAAATTCATGTTTTAATATCGAAAACTTTATATGAAGAAACAATCTCCCACTGAAATAGAAACCCCTACTCCAAACTCTAACTagaaattactattttatataaagccaatgaaaaaacttaataaaagtcaaaaaaatatttgtttaagaaaCATGCGCAACCAGAAGAATATTTATGTCCGTATTGTGGTAAAGTACTTAAAGATGCAGCTTTTATGAAAGAACATTTGGGATTACATACAGGAGAAAAACGATTTAACTGTAAATATTGTGGTAGGTGTAAAATTCCTCGTAAAATTCGtaagtggcttcatttcagtgtaacctacaacatttttGCAAATGTGAAGCTCTTGAAAAGCAAGCTGATTACAAGAAggataaagttgaaaatatacaaGACTTTGGTTCGACCAGTAATAACCTATGGGAGTGAAAACTGGACACTTACGGTAGAAGATCAAGAGAAGATAAGAAGGTTATCAGTAGAATCTATGGAGCGGTACAAATCAATGAGACAGAATGGCGTATCCGGAACAATAGCGAAATAATAGAAGTCCTGGACGGTGAAGATATTGTTAAGTTCATCAAATCCCAAAGACTCCGTTGGTTTGGGCACGTCCAGAGAATGACGACGCCAGGATGCCAAAGAAGATACTTAACGCCAATATCTATGCTACCAGGAAGAGAGGAAGACCAAGGCTCAGATGGACCAGGTGCTGGATGATTTGAGGACAATGCGAGCCACTGGATGGGGAACCAAGACCCAGGACTGCAACGTCTGGAGGCGCATTGTGGAGGAGGCCAAGGCCCACGTCGGGCTGTAGCgcctattgttgttgttgtaggTTACattgaaatgaagccactcacgaaatcATACCCCTCCTCTGTACTGTAGATTAGCAGTCTATTAAGtttttgaatagaaattttaaagtattaaaaaagaaaattctattctagatttaaaatttgtatttcgaaCAGCATTGTACAGTCATATGGTGACGCATACTAAAATAAgcaagtataaatgtaaaatatgtttgaaaagCTTTTGTCGAGCACAAATTTTACGTCGTCATCTACTCACACACgcaaatgaaaagaaatatgaTTGCAAAATTTGTGGTTGGCGATTTAGAGATCCATCTGATATGCGAAGACATACACAAATACATTcaggtatattatttattactactCCAATAAACGAGcagaaaaaaagatgaaatctCTTAATTTTGACCTATAGCACTCCTCTTCTAGTACGTGGAAAAATTTCaagcatatttcgaaaagtcaatgtTTTatgagttattggcgattgaaattcggaatgTTTGACGTTTAATACCTGAAAAGTTGGACGGTTTTTGaagtatatcatacactttttaaagtactttaaaaaaccttgaaaatgaaaaaaatttcaagtcattttcacgaaaattaacggagtttaGATTTTATCGCCCTATCGTTTgccatttttaaacatatatttttccaccaTCTAGAAGTTGTAGTTACCACCCCCTGGGAGAATCACCACTTGACACCATATTGTTCTAGAGCGTGAGCAATGCCTAATCCAAAATAGGAGCTATAGGAAAGAATTTAGAGGGTTAAgcctcgtttactggagtataaaaactttaattacctACAAGATTAGATTCATTGACATGAAGAGTTTGTTTTAGGTTTAAAAGCACATACTtgtgaattttgtaaaagatcATTTATACGAAAATATCAATTGACTGTGCATTTACGTACGCACATGGGAATCAAACCATTTGCTTGTACAGAATGTGACAAGAAATTTAGTCAAAAGCATGTATTACTTAGTCATATGAACAGGCAtcatgataaaacataaattttatcagttttaaggtAGGTATAGTAGTTAATATGAAGACGGGAAATCGTTtagttaataaattgtttattttctaaacaacaatgatactaaaaatttataatatattaaaataacaaaatgtaatattttattgatgaaatttaaaaatcataaaaacatttttaaaaactcagttgaataaaatttagctatcaaattcaatgattaaatttataaacataactttaaaatttccaaaaggCAACGTAATTtgaatatacagtcaaacctggataagcgagagttcaagggagcacaatcttatttttacttatagaggtttctcactaacccgagtttctcgctaatgcaggtacaggCGATTCTTGCTGGGCTCCGATATATCAGTCAGGACATTGCCTATTcctcctccagattatttcccccatctgaaatgtttctgattttaaataatatacaaaaagaatcattttaaaataaatttattcagttcaagattatcaataaaatttacatttttaacataaaattgttaACCGGTAAAATTTTATCACCATTATGAGTTCTCTGTTGATGTGCAAGCAAAATTTTTCTCCGCGTAAATGATTTcccacaaacatcacatgaaaaacgTTTCTCTCCGGTATGAGTTCTTCTATgtgaaaccaaattatttttatgtgcaaACTTTCGTTCACATGTTTCACACGAATATGGTTTCTCACCCGAATGAGTTCGTTTGTGTCTTTGTAAATGACTTCGTCGGGCAAAACTCTcgttacaaatatcacatgaaaacggTTTCTCTCCCGTGTGCGATTTAAGATGTTGAACTAAAGTATTTCGAtgagcaaattttttattacaaagatCACATGTATACTTTTTTTCGCCGGTATGCAGTCGTTGATGCACTTTTAAAATGCCTCGGGTCGTGAAAGTTTTCCCACAAACATCACACGGatatggtttttcaccagtatgagcTCGTTTATGTCGACGTAAATGGCACTGTCGTGAAAATCgtttatcacaaatatcacatgcaaatggtttttcaccggtatgaGTTCGTTGATGTCGAACTAAATAACTTTTCACACCAAATGTTTTACCACAAACATCACAGgaaaagcatttttccgtagaaTGTGTTAATTTATGTTCGTTTAAATAACGTTGTTgtgtaaaagttttattacaaatctcACATAAATAACATTTCTCGTTTTCGGTGTGAATTCGACGATGTTTAAGAAGATTTGTTCTCGCATGAAATGTTTTACCACagacatcacatgaaaatggtttttctccggtatgtTTTCGTTCATGCTCGACTAAAACGTATTTTGCGGAAAATTTCTTTCCACAAAATGTACACGAATATGGTTTTTCTTCGACATGAATAGAACGTTGATGATCAATTAGGTATTTTTTGATGGTAAATGATTTTCCACATAAATCACAGGTGTATGGCCTTTCTGCGGAATGCGTAAGTTCATGTTGGGTTAGGTTACTTTTCgtcgtaaatattttatcacaaatatcacaacaaaattgtttttcttcgcTTTCAGTTTTTTCATGTTCTTCTGATAAATTTCCATCTGATtcataagaaaaatgtttatcatcatcctaaaaaaaaaaaacgtccttaagttttctaatataaGCATCTAGTGTAGGCGCTGGGTGGATTTCGTGTGCATTTACAGGTTCTaccgaacaaggagtgtatttccACGTATTTTTACCTGCTGGATCCGAATTTTCAACTTACTCATCGCTCAGCGTGGAAGGGGGGAATTGATTATTCGGCCATAGCtcctaaactattgaaaattcttAGCAAGTTGAAAATTCAGATTCCGCGGGTCGAACTTCGTCGAAATTCGCTTCTTGTTCGGTAGTAcccacagattatagtttttaattaaaaacagatctgcaactacctgtaaaatttttaatattttcgttcTCTGAAGGTGCTTTTCTCCAGGTGGTTCTACACGTTATATTCGTGTAGGGCCATCtattagttttgataataatttacccatttcaatggttgttggagaaacaatattttatatatttttaaataaataaacaatacgtctttcaaaattcgtttgcatgtcattaaaattcgttaaatttcttTGTGTGTATTCTTAATTGGTTGtctttattaacattttgtggATTATTTGTATAGTgacattatttaagtattttgacCGTTTTCATTGTGCCCCTGTTCATTAACTAATTAGTGTAATTTAGTCGTTTTAagtgtgtttatattattttccgattttttatgATATGTAGTGAGTTTATTTTAGTGCTTAAGTCTTGTTAATCGTGTTGATTACATTTAGGTAGTGTTTATTTGTGATTATAATTGActattaacgaaataaaatggttttacattacatttaacttacatcaaactaataattaattgttattaataatgttaatattaaaataaatgctattttatttcaaatattgcaataaaattattattttttttaatatttgttattttatttaaaaaaacttcaatttatttaattagaaaacataaaaatacaaaaaaatttaataaaaaatgatatactgaatagaaatattttgaatagtaTCTAATTCCCGCCATTTCATGTACAgtagagttgcctatctatttatgtaataaattataatctgtggtcGAGTTAGCACGGGTTAGCTGTTTTTTACACTAATCAGGAAAAACTGTTATTGACGATTTCCGTCAACGAATTCGTAATTTACGTTCGTTATTTTCCTGAGACGTTTTAACattaagaaaaaagtgcttAAACTAAACTTTTACCTGATGAATTTCTTCCGGTGAAATACTTTCCTCTGGTGCTTCTTCTTTAAGAACGAATTCTGTATGTAATTGTTTTTCCGCTTTAATATACAACGGCTTatcttcaattttcaaaattttatgttctaaTAAATGGGTAAAAGCTTTTTCACAaacttcacatgaaaatgaCTCGTCAGTGTGAAAACGTTTATGTGTAACAAAATTAAACTCCGATTCAAACATTTGTTCACAAACATCGCATGAAAAAGATCCATTTATCTGATCTTGCTCACAATTAAAAGAACTTTCTTGTACATCTGGTAGTTTTTTTTCAGCGTGCATTTTACGTTTATGTCGAGTTAAACTGCTTTGAcgagtaaattttttaccacaatcatcacaagaaaaattattttctttagaatgaataaGTTTATGTTCACGTAAATTAGATAtcttggtaaattttttattacaagagTTACAAGAGTAACGCTTTCCCCGCTTAGGGATTCGTTTATGCACAATTGAACTGATTTCTGccgtaaatattttatcacaggAAAACACTTTATCTTCATTTTGTTGTAGTTCAGCAGCAGCAACATTTTCTTCCCATACTTCTTCCTTAACTATTAATTCTGTTTCTGGTTGTAATTCATGTTCCACTTTAATGAGTTCATCACTCATATGCATAGAACTTTgttcattacaaaataaattattcgacattattgaaatttctttgcaagtgtttttaaattataaatatttttgtgtacaaAAATTACGCTTGCATTAAGACGCCTGTCTAGCTGACATATGAAAGATCACAGACTTATATTAAATTAGATTGACTGTGTCTGTTTGACCACCCGTTTGTGCATGGCAAAATGGATTTctcaatagaaaatatattctaatGCGACGCCTAAGGATACGATTTTACTTACCTGCTTAGTTCatagaatattaattatacttaaagaacgcgagggatctgctagcctgtaagtggatgcgatatgcgaagcgagagagaagactgtcagtgagttcccctgtgtccttgtcataatcatatgtacatgtatacttattatatgtattagtaagtataaatatatgtattagacaagggcacaggggaactcactgacagtcttctctctcgcttcgcatatcgcatccacttacaggctaacGTTCGCTATTTTCATATATCTATGATTTAGttagtattatttataagaaaatatatattgtgttttataaagGAGTGTTCCAAAATTAACGCTAGAAGTTCGAATCAGACGTTAATCTTGGGacactcattattattattatataaaagtgatagaattttcttattttgaataaaaactttaataagaaaaaaagaatctctgttaaataaataaaaattgttatatattttaaattttgttttatttttttaactttctatcCTACTTTctctttcagaaaaaaattatcaattaattaattatttagtaaaggtaagtattaaattaattataaaacatttatattgaaaatttaaaacatttttatttttttgttataaataaataaaaattgttatatattttaaattttgtttttttttctaccctATTTTGTCTTTCAgaagaaaattatcaattaattatttatatagtaaAGGTAAGTATCAAGATAATTATACATTAACATATAAGCCGTGTGGTTGTGTGGTTATAGCACTTGCCTATGAAACCAAAGTACGCCGGTTCGAATCCGGGCGGGGGttaacattttaacttttaatttaaatgaattttttctgtttaaaaaatttttcactcttttaatagtttaaagtatctataagattattttaattcccacccttTGACAGAAtaatgatttatgacatatgtataactgaCGTAATTTATAACAAGAGGGCGGGGTATCCTTATAAATAACGtcagttatacatatgtcataaatcactattctgtcagggggtgggaatttaaataatctttaatatatttcaatcttaaaaatcatattctcctattacaaaatattaaaaatatgtacaaaatggTTTGttagctccgcgatcttagcacctcatgtgcggaatttcgattgaccaattataccatctgaaaggtcagaaattggtcataaaaggtcagttggtctcattaattggtcagcatcagaaaatttttattaaagattgaaaaaactccacctatgcgcgatcgggaagcattcgctgataattggtcagctaatataaataattggtcagtttaattttatattcaaaaaataatataatttcgaaaaaattttcaattttttcaacatttgtactaggagaacataagtgggaattagtagttcctgataaggagaaaggtgagttagtgttttcaccccgaaagtctaaaattttattttggcagaaagttattggtctgcccactagaggtcacactcaccaaacacgggtgtgcagaccactaactttctgacttacgaggtgacaacaattaccttgctatcaggtactacttattccgtccgtccttgatgttctcctagtagaaatgtgaaaaaaattgaagtttttgaacgaaaaaaaactaattttttcatcatttactaggcaaacaaacatgctgtggtggaaatttgaaaaaaaatgaaaataaaaatcagattttgcttaaaagatttaatgaactttttttcaatatatatgtcctcacctagtttcgaaccaagggactatttattcgaagtcagatacgctaaccattataccattagggctctgttattcgtattaataaataattatattcatattttcgactttcttaaattataacaaaaagtaaaactcattttcggaaaattttgagtagtattattacaaaaaaaaatggcaaacgaagtttgaaatacttacctatcgtgaagttcgaaatactcacctatttttaactgaaataatattgtatagctacagagagatggggaaaaataaaataaaaacagggtttaagttttcaactttatttaaatgaaatcaaaatacataaaaactatttacgaattacttgcacataattccatataattaatttaatcttaaaaaaatttttttgcatcaacttttttttacaaaccaaataccacacaaaaataaaatgaaaatccaaaaagaatattacgtatttacaatccaacttctttatctcacctatattttataagaatttgtttgtacctttactaaaaaaaaattaattagttaattaataattttgttctgaaaggaaaaatgggatagaataaaataaaacaaaatttaaaatatataacgatatttatttatttatattaatttgaaaacgttatcccgaaaataggagaacatgttatttcatacaaaaataaaattaattatattaatcccACTTacctacttatgtcataaatcactcttctgtcagggggtgggaataaaaacataaaatacaccTGCCTCATCTCTCacttatttatctaaaataatgACATTATCTCGgcataataacttttttaattaaaaattaaatgggcCAATGCTAGATTCGGACCGTGGTAATCTGAAACCTGAGGCGACTATGCTAACCACTACCCCATctttgatatataataattatcaataatgtaatatagaTACCTTTTACTCACCTGTCTTCAATAACATCTTGCCGTCAATTTGGGTTTACATTCAAGGGATATTTCTAAACATATTCCAACAAGAAACTTTCTGCATTAATTTGCAGAAAACAATACCCGAGCTAATTCAGGAAAATGGtatgtgaaaataaaacaaagggcataatataaaaattaacttttttttattatttttatttttacaactttaCAATCATTAATCAGAGGttaattcgaatatttttactcgatttcaatttttttttccaagttTCTATGTGATTTTGATTGTtctatatttgattttaattttttcctacaATATTTTTGATGAGTATAAATGGATTGTTTGTGAGTAAACTTCTTTCCACATAAATCACaagcaaatggtttttctccagtatgcgTTCTCATATGAGTTcttaaattatacttttctaAAAATCGTTTATCACAGTACGTACAAACATGTTTCGGttcatctaaaaataaaatatgtttttttaaaataacgtatttttcgaattaaacacataatttttgttagttAGTTCTTACCTGTATGTATCTTTCGATGACCTCGTAAACCATCACTAGTTTGAAGTTGTTTATCGCAAACATTACATTGgtatattaaattgttatgGGTCTTCATATGTTCGTTTAATGCCGATTTTCGTTTGTACGAAGCATTACATATTTCACACGAATACTTTCTTTCGTTGGAGTGAGAAGTTAAATGCGCTTTCAAACCAAAACTAACTCTAAATTTGGCGTCTAgaaatattaacaaacaaaaattcgtCATCATCAAACCATcatagtcggataaaggaaaataaaatagccattattagggagtcctcaatgacaccttcgattttgatgatttttttttttaaatgattctttttgtatattatttaaaatcagaaacatttcataaAGGGGAAATAATCTAGAGGGGGAATAGCCAATGTCCTGACTGATATATCGTCGCCCAGCctgaatcgctaatgatagaagtttaaaatttcgagaggatattgattttatactgtagatgtcacataagaaaggatttttcgaaattcatcccctggATGAATGTAGCTTCTATAagtgaaagaaattttaaaatcgtttaagtagtgaactcaaaaatgacggtttatatatattttcatacaagctTTCATCCCCTACTTCACCCTTTTAGGGagattaatttcgaaaaatccttttctATGTGATACCTACTGTATAAAAccaatatcttctcgaaatttcaaacttctatcataagCAATTTAGGCGGGTCGTCGATATATCAATTGTGACATTGTGTATTctccctccagattatttcccccatctgaaatgtttctaattttaaataatatacaaaaagaatcattttgataaaaaaaaatcatcaaaatcgaagcAGTTATTAAagactccctaagaatggctattttttatgtattcctttatccgacgATTCGAGGAAATGATAAACTTACCACAAAGCGTACACTGAAATGGTTTTTCCCCAGTGTGAATTCGTATATgatcttgtaaatttttataatctgcAAAAGCTTTCCCACAATGAGGACATAAATGAGGTTTTTCACCAGAATGAacctttaaaaagaaaataaagtgaATTAAACAGTTACATAACAAAGTAGGGACACTTTCTACCTACCATTTTATGATTAATACATTTAGTTAAGTTACCAAATTTCTTGCCACATATTTCACATGTTTGATGAATTTttctatgtttaattaaattattcctGCATCCACACTTTTCCCCGCA from Chrysoperla carnea chromosome 2, inChrCarn1.1, whole genome shotgun sequence includes these protein-coding regions:
- the LOC123294207 gene encoding uncharacterized protein LOC123294207, whose protein sequence is MISIYNKSEQKISDNQQIIKISYKDMLEECASIHISTENGLPKHICFYCSKLLQQLYKLRIQCVISDRILKKCLLKSNDNSSIMVENDSTDGFDYQLADIKSVSSNSDIEEIMIEEHLDNMSGEQIITKTKMSSDIDQTELNQIKMSSNIDQTRMSTDSNQNDVHQTKMSSDVNRTKMSSDVNRTKMASNLNETKMSSDVNGTKMASNLNETKILNKELKCKSL
- the LOC123293733 gene encoding zinc finger protein 121-like; this translates as MDHEQKSEYPCSICGILCKTKTILKSHKRKHAQPEEYLCPYCGKVLKDAAFMKEHLGLHTGEKRFNCKYCDLKFVFRTALYSHMVTHTKISKYKCKICLKSFCRAQILRRHLLTHANEKKYDCKICGWRFRDPSDMRRHTQIHSGLKAHTCEFCKRSFIRKYQLTVHLRTHMGIKPFACTECDKKFSQKHVLLSHMNRHHDKT
- the LOC123294208 gene encoding zinc finger protein 16-like — encoded protein: MRLIIEILIECASANISTDDLLPKNICIQCSTYTEQSYKLRTQCLESEKILHRALENLRIKEEYPFHNEIDIDDNFCINEENVCKIEEVEEDLLNEEQVETTITKVLNKDEIDNYQCENCSGRFSCVLELHIHTKNIHLDSTIQCPFCKKMFTNTHPLKVHCKEFNRCNICGEKCGCRNNLIKHRKIHQTCEICGKKFGNLTKCINHKMVHSGEKPHLCPHCGKAFADYKNLQDHIRIHTGEKPFQCTLCDAKFRVSFGLKAHLTSHSNERKYSCEICNASYKRKSALNEHMKTHNNLIYQCNVCDKQLQTSDGLRGHRKIHTDEPKHVCTYCDKRFLEKYNLRTHMRTHTGEKPFACDLCGKKFTHKQSIYTHQKYCRKKLKSNIEQSKSHRNLEKKIEIEQNRTCKEISIMSNNLFCNEQSSMHMSDELIKVEHELQPETELIVKEEVWEENVAAAELQQNEDKVFSCDKIFTAEISSIVHKRIPKRGKRYSCNSCNKKFTKISNLREHKLIHSKENNFSCDDCGKKFTRQSSLTRHKRKMHAEKKLPDVQESSFNCEQDQINGSFSCDVCEQMFESEFNFVTHKRFHTDESFSCEVCEKAFTHLLEHKILKIEDKPLYIKAEKQLHTEFVLKEEAPEESISPEEIHQDDDKHFSYESDGNLSEEHEKTESEEKQFCCDICDKIFTTKSNLTQHELTHSAERPYTCDLCGKSFTIKKYLIDHQRSIHVEEKPYSCTFCGKKFSAKYVLVEHERKHTGEKPFSCDVCGKTFHARTNLLKHRRIHTENEKCYLCEICNKTFTQQRYLNEHKLTHSTEKCFSCDVCGKTFGVKSYLVRHQRTHTGEKPFACDICDKRFSRQCHLRRHKRAHTGEKPYPCDVCGKTFTTRGILKVHQRLHTGEKKYTCDLCNKKFAHRNTLVQHLKSHTGEKPFSCDICNESFARRSHLQRHKRTHSGEKPYSCETCERKFAHKNNLVSHRRTHTGEKRFSCDVCGKSFTRRKILLAHQQRTHNGDKILPVNNFMLKM